Below is a window of Campylobacter canadensis DNA.
TTCTTGTTTTAAAGCCTTAGCAGAACTTTTTGCAATATGCAAAATAGGGATATTTATGTTTTGTTGAATTTCATTAAAAACCTTATGCATAGTATTAGTTGCAATTATTATAAAACTAGCCCCTGCAAGTTCTAATTTTTTAGCACATTGAGTTAAAATTTGTGCAGCTTCTTGCCATTTATCTTGGCTTTGTAAATTTTCTATTTCTTCAAAATTAACACTATAAAGTAAAATTTTTGCAGAATTTAAAGATTTTAATTTATCATTTATAGCTTGATTTATTGTTTTATAATAAGTAATAGTGCTTTCAAAACTCATTCCGCCTATAATACCAATAGTTTTCATTATCTTCCTTAATCTATTTTCCAATCTATGGTAATTTTACCAACTTTTTTTAAAAATTCATTAGCTTTTGAAAAATGCTTACAAGCTAAAAATCCTGTTCTAGCTAAAGGGCTTGGGTGGGCTGCTTTTAAAATCAAATGCTTAGTATTATCAATCAAAATCTCCTTGCTTTTTGCGTAATTTCCCCAAAGCATAAAAACAAGCCCTGAT
It encodes the following:
- a CDS encoding aspartate/glutamate racemase family protein, which gives rise to MKTIGIIGGMSFESTITYYKTINQAINDKLKSLNSAKILLYSVNFEEIENLQSQDKWQEAAQILTQCAKKLELAGASFIIIATNTMHKVFNEIQQNINIPILHIAKSSAKALKQENIQKIGLLGTKYTMTQDFYKKVLIEENISVIIPSDEDIKIVNDIIFNELCKGEIKQDSKEKYLNIIKKLQEKGAKGVLLACTEIGLLISKNDTNIKIFDTSLIHALDAANEALKD